The proteins below are encoded in one region of Chelmon rostratus isolate fCheRos1 chromosome 21, fCheRos1.pri, whole genome shotgun sequence:
- the LOC121625274 gene encoding interferon a3-like produces MLSRMFFVCLSLSLYGAGCSLSCRWLDGKFKEHSDRYWDLLDAMANNSTNTTDASAVEDTVGFPNELYSQAFEAATEDKLAFTVQILEEVAALFEEDHSLTSWEQRTAEDFVNVVTKQAGGLRSCIGSHGHKNKKLHRYFTRLSRHLLKKMGHSAAAWEMIRKEIQDHLSGVYQLISPLLSTNRTL; encoded by the exons ATGCTCAGCAGGATGTTCTTCGTGTgcctgtctctcagtctgtacGGTGCAGGCTGCTCGCTGAGCTGCAGATGGCTGGATGGTAAATTCAAAGAGCACAGTGACAGGTATTGGGATTTGCTGGACGCGATG gcTAATAACTCCACTAACACCACTGATGCTTCTGCAGTGGAAGACACTGTGGGCTTCCCTAATGAGCTGTACAGCCAGGCGTTTGAAGCAGCA acTGAGGATAAGCTTGCTTTCACAGTTCAGATTCTAGAGGAGGTGGCTGCCCTGTTTGAGGAGGACCACAGCTTGACATCATGGGAGCAGAGAACAGCGGAAGACTTTGTCAATGTTGTAACCAAGCAGGCTGGCGGCCTTCGCTCCTGT ATTGGGAGCCACGGCCACAAGAACAAGAAGCTGCACCGGTATTTCACCAGACTCTCACGCCACCTCCTAAAGAAAATG GGGCACAGTGCTGCAGCCTGGGAGATGATCAGGAAGGAAATCCAAGATCATTTGAGTGGAGTATACCAGCTGATTTCACCTTTACTCAGCACCAACAGAACTCTGTGA